The following coding sequences are from one Lolium rigidum isolate FL_2022 chromosome 6, APGP_CSIRO_Lrig_0.1, whole genome shotgun sequence window:
- the LOC124665318 gene encoding putative RNA-binding protein YlmH isoform X2 — MAAAVALARPLRRLPHFPSRRRAVSTPLHFFARGQCGVALAVAAAAVGDSSAKGSVHRHVIEEVMDILDMAQMASQRRDVFHTSFLTPPIIKEAMLAIEKLADIKAVAQGGYPQAERCRISVGHPDAMRSNPDVVAALSISGNFRLEPCSHGDFLGAILGAGITREKVGDILLQGERGAQVIVDPELVDYLTSTLEKVGKVGISCTQIPLLAIEYEPPRTKSSKTVESSLRVDAVASAGFKISRTKLGSMMSSGDVRVNWSVVTKSGATLKAGDVVSVSGLGRLKIGEIETTKRGKYVVQLIQYL; from the exons ATGGCGGCGGCCGTCGCGTTGGCGAGGCCTCTCCGGCGACTCCCCCACTTCCCTTCCCGGCGCCGTGCTGTCTCCACACCGCTCCACTTCTTCGCGCGAG GGCAGTGTGGCGTGGCCCTCGCCGTCGCGGCGGCCGCGGTGGGCGATTCATCCGCTAAGGGGAGCGTGCACAGGCATGTAATCGAGGAAGTCATGGACATTCTGGATATG GCACAAATGGCTTCCCAACGAAGAGATGTCTTCCACACCAGTTTTCTTACTCCGCCTATCATAAAGGAGGCTATGCTGGCAATCGAGAAGTTAGCTGATATCAAAGCAGTAGCTCAGGGGGGTTATCCACAG GCTGAGCGGTGCCGAATTTCAGTTGGACATCCAGACGCTATGAGAAGTAACCCAGATGTAGTTGCTGCTTTGAG CATATCCGGAAACTTCCGATTGGAACCCTGTTCTCATGGTGACTTTCTTGGTGCTATTCTTGGGGCAGGAATAACAAGGGAGAAAGTTGGAGATATACTTTTGCAG GGCGAAAGAGGTGCTCAGGTCATTGTTGATCCAGAACTTGTTGATTATCTGACTTCCACACTAGAAAAG GTGGGGAAAGTTGGTATTTCATGCACCCAGATTCCATTGCTTGCTATAGAGTATGAGCCACCAAG GACCAAATCTTCTAAAACTGTAGAATCATCACTTCGGGTTGATGCTGTGGCCAGTGCAGGATTTAAAATCTCACGCACAAAGCTTGGTAGCATGATGAG TTCTGGAGATGTCCGTGTGAATTGGTCAGTGGTTACGAAAAGTGGAGCTACCCTCAAAGCTGGAGATGTTGTTTCTGTCAGTGGGTTGGGGAGATTGAAG ATTGGAGAAATCGAGACTACGAAGAGAGGCAAATATGTAGTTCAGCTGATTCAATATCTGTAG
- the LOC124663089 gene encoding pentatricopeptide repeat-containing protein At2g27800, mitochondrial-like produces MTTLLRRILCPAPTLSGRLFFSTSRRTPHRFRRSHRAPISSPSPDAVSAAIASLPTRLTPPLLASSLAATSDLRLLFPLLTHSLNLPAFRPTPAPFLVAVKRLGTAALYHEFDRTCALFFSLLPSLPSPGPLLRAALYFYCEFRRPGKAFHVYTLMRASADPAARPAADTYHTLFATLLARGGSDSMVHYMYMDTVAALFRQMLEEGIPPDTRSVNVLVRGYAQSLHLNDALRVFHQMAPHYGCQPDAFTYSYLVHGLSAQGRTENARELFDEMRAKGMVPTEQACNAFVSALAVAGEVAEAERVMWELAKAGTVVDHITRRAVVEELGRAGKMEDADRVVRKMEEMGILRVAERQELLGSIRDECGDGDYSTDESMRGGDRRRRRG; encoded by the coding sequence atgaCCACGCTCCTCCGCCGCATCCTCTGCCCGGCGCCCACCCTCTCCGGCCGCCTCTTCTTCTCCACCTCCCGCCGCACCCCGCACCGCTTCCGCCGCAGCCACCGCGCCCCCATCTCCTCCCCCTCCCCGGACGCCGTCTCCGCGGCAATCGCCTCCCTCCCCACCCGCCTCACCCCACCGCTCCTCGCATCCTCCCTCGCCGCCACCTCcgacctccgcctcctcttcccgcTCCTCACCCACTCCCTCAACCTGCCCGCCTTCCGCCCCACCCCCGCCCCCTTCCTCGTCGCCGTCAAGCGCCTCGGCACCGCCGCCCTCTACCACGAGTTCGACCGCACCTGCGCGCTAttcttctccctcctcccgtCCCTCCCCTCCCCAGGTCCCCTCCTCCGCGCCGCGCTCTACTTCTACTGCGAGTTCCGCCGGCCCGGCAAGGCGTTCCACGTCTACACCCTCATGCGCGCCTCCGCCGACCCGGCGGCGCGCCCCGCCGCCGACACCTACCACACGCTCTTCGCCACGCTGCTGGCGCGCGGGGGCAGCGACTCCATGGTCCACTACATGTACATGGACACCGTCGCCGCGCTCTTCCGGCAGATGCTGGAGGAGGGCATCCCGCCGGACACCCGGTCGGTGAACGTGCTCGTCAGGGGCTACGCGCAGTCGCTGCACCTCAACGACGCGCTGCGCGTGTTCCACCAGATGGCGCCGCACTACGGGTGCCAGCCGGACGCCTTCACGTACAGCTACCTGGTGCACGGGCTCAGCGCGCAGGGCCGGACGGAGAACGCACGGgagctgttcgacgaaatgcgggCCAAGGGGATGGTGCCCACGGAGCAGGCCTGCAACGCGTTCGTCAGCGCGCTCGCGGTGGCCGGGGAGGTCGCGGAGGCTGAGCGGGTGATGTGGGAGCTGGCGAAGGCGGGGACGGTGGTGGATCATATCACGAGGAGGGCGGTGGTGGAGGAGCTGGGCAGGGCGGGGAAGATGGAGGATGCTGACAGAGTTGTCAGGAAGATGGAGGAGATGGGCATTCTGAGAGTAGCCGAGCGGCAAGAGCTCCTGGGTTCAATCCGCGACGAGTGTGGCGATGGCGACTACAGTACTGACGAGAGCATGAGGGGTGGTGATCGGCGACGGCGAAGAGGTTAG
- the LOC124665318 gene encoding putative RNA-binding protein YlmH isoform X1, whose amino-acid sequence MDILDMAQMASQRRDVFHTSFLTPPIIKEAMLAIEKLADIKAVAQGGYPQAERCRISVGHPDAMRSNPDVVAALSISGNFRLEPCSHGDFLGAILGAGITREKVGDILLQGERGAQVIVDPELVDYLTSTLEKVGKVGISCTQIPLLAIEYEPPRTKSSKTVESSLRVDAVASAGFKISRTKLGSMMSSGDVRVNWSVVTKSGATLKAGDVVSVSGLGRLKIGEIETTKRGKYVVQLIQYL is encoded by the exons ATGGACATTCTGGATATG GCACAAATGGCTTCCCAACGAAGAGATGTCTTCCACACCAGTTTTCTTACTCCGCCTATCATAAAGGAGGCTATGCTGGCAATCGAGAAGTTAGCTGATATCAAAGCAGTAGCTCAGGGGGGTTATCCACAG GCTGAGCGGTGCCGAATTTCAGTTGGACATCCAGACGCTATGAGAAGTAACCCAGATGTAGTTGCTGCTTTGAG CATATCCGGAAACTTCCGATTGGAACCCTGTTCTCATGGTGACTTTCTTGGTGCTATTCTTGGGGCAGGAATAACAAGGGAGAAAGTTGGAGATATACTTTTGCAG GGCGAAAGAGGTGCTCAGGTCATTGTTGATCCAGAACTTGTTGATTATCTGACTTCCACACTAGAAAAG GTGGGGAAAGTTGGTATTTCATGCACCCAGATTCCATTGCTTGCTATAGAGTATGAGCCACCAAG GACCAAATCTTCTAAAACTGTAGAATCATCACTTCGGGTTGATGCTGTGGCCAGTGCAGGATTTAAAATCTCACGCACAAAGCTTGGTAGCATGATGAG TTCTGGAGATGTCCGTGTGAATTGGTCAGTGGTTACGAAAAGTGGAGCTACCCTCAAAGCTGGAGATGTTGTTTCTGTCAGTGGGTTGGGGAGATTGAAG ATTGGAGAAATCGAGACTACGAAGAGAGGCAAATATGTAGTTCAGCTGATTCAATATCTGTAG
- the LOC124668250 gene encoding protein ALP1-like, with protein sequence MNSSYRRRSENEDEFLFLILPEVEGSTSSQSSQKKPIHTSILTGATYIHETLTGHEVLCQRRFHMEREIFQALVQKLREKCKLEDGTYVSVEEQVGMFLYTVSKNASNRTVQDRFERSGSTVSYYFHIVLNAITSLACNYIRMPSLHPHRILRQQKFSYFQNCIGAIDGTHFPMTIPDGQQDPYRNRKQGLSQNAMVACDFDLKFVWVHPGWEGSASDARVLQDALNHGFSVPPGKFYLVDAGYANTPQFLAPYRGTRYHLQEQGRARQKPQSYQELFNLRHAQLRNHIERIIGILKKRYAILKAATSYDINTQVDISMACCILHNFIRLHNGDMTLPERCTEDIDESNMEAVPDGDTQYNVDVPAFNSLRKAGNAMRDAMAKAMWDDYIARR encoded by the exons ATGAATTCAAGCTACCGAAGGCGTTCAGAAAATGAAGATGAGTTTCTTTTCCTCATACTCCCTGAAGTAGAAGGCAGTACCTCTTCCCAATCATCCCAAAAGAAACCAATACATACATCCATCCTCACTGGAGCTACATACATACATGAAACTCTTACCGGCCATGAGGTCTTATGCCAAAGACGTTTCCATATGGAGAGAGAGATTTTCCAGGCTTTGGTTCAGAAGTTGCGTGAGAAGTGCAAGCTTGAAGATGGAACATATGTATCTGTGGAAGAGCAAGTAGGTATGTTCTTGTACACAGTTTCAAAGAATGCAAGCAACCGAACAGTGCAAGATAGATTTGAGCGCAGTGGATCAACAGTTAGTTATTACTTTCACATTGTGCTCAATGCAATTACATCTCTGGCATGCAACTACATACGGATGCCTTCTCTGCACCCACATCGGATATTAAGGCAGCAAAAGTTTTCATACTTTCAG AACTGTATCGGAGCTATCGATGGTACTCACTTTCCCATGACAATTCCAGATGGACAACAAGATCCATACAGAAATAGAAAACAAGGTCTTTCACAAAATGCAATGGTTGCATGTGACTTTGATCTAAAATTTGTGTGGGTACATCCTGGTTGGGAGGGCTCTGCATCAGATGCAAGAGTTCTACAAGATGCACTTAATCATGGATTTAGTGTACCCCCTGGTAAATTCTATCTTGTGGATGCCGGATATGCAAACACACCTCAATTCCTTGCTCCATATAGGGGAACTAGATACCATTTGCAAGAACAAGGAAGAGCCCGACAAAAGCCACAATCCTACCAAGAactattcaaccttcgccatgctcAACTTCGAAATCATATTGAGAGAATCATTGGCATATTAAAGAAGAGGTATGCCATATTGAAGGCTGCTACATCATATGATATTAACACCCAGGTTGATATTTCTATGGCTTGTTGTATACTGCACAATTTCATACGACTACATAATGGAGACATGACATTGCCTGAAAGATGTACTGAAGATATCGATGAAAGTAATATGGAGGCTGTACCAGACGGAGATACTCAATACAATGTTGATGTGCCTGCATTTAACAGCCTGCGGAAAGCTGGAAATGCTATGCGAGATGCCATGGCAAAAGCAATGTGGGACGACTACATTGCAAGAAGATGA